A genomic stretch from Arthrobacter sp. KBS0702 includes:
- the moeB gene encoding molybdopterin-synthase adenylyltransferase MoeB has translation MASKLTAHGTTASPAPAPGPLVEPADGLTPDEVERYSRHLIIPEIGALGQRRLKNAKVLVIGAGGLGSPALLYLAAAGVGTLGIIDDDDVDLSNLQRQVIHGVADVGRPKTESARDAIAALNPLVEVRLHNVRLDAANALDLFAGYDLIIDGADNFATRYLVNDAAAILGKPYVWGSIFRFDGQVSVFWEQHGPTYRDLYPEAPPAGSVPSCGEGGVFGMLCAAVGSLMVTEAVKLITGVGRSLLGRVALFDALGGTWREIKVSRDPEAPRITELTDYEAFCGITPAADAGTEHTVTATQLATMLASRKAGLKDFQLVDVRESGEFEIVNIEGARLIPQGRILAGDAWAELPQDTDIVFHCKGGTRSAAVLAAARAAGYERVSHLEGGILAWVRDVEPGKPVY, from the coding sequence ATGGCTTCCAAGTTGACCGCACACGGCACCACCGCATCACCGGCACCGGCGCCCGGACCGCTGGTTGAACCGGCGGACGGACTCACCCCCGACGAGGTGGAGCGCTACTCCCGCCACCTGATCATTCCCGAGATCGGGGCACTCGGGCAGCGCCGCCTGAAGAACGCCAAGGTCCTGGTGATCGGCGCCGGCGGCCTCGGCTCGCCCGCCCTGCTCTACCTGGCCGCCGCCGGGGTGGGGACGCTCGGCATCATCGACGACGACGACGTGGACCTGAGCAACCTCCAGCGCCAGGTGATCCACGGCGTGGCCGACGTCGGCCGGCCCAAGACCGAGTCCGCACGCGACGCCATCGCCGCGCTGAATCCCCTGGTGGAGGTCCGGCTGCACAACGTCCGCCTTGACGCCGCTAACGCCCTGGACCTCTTCGCAGGCTACGACCTGATCATCGACGGCGCCGACAACTTCGCCACCCGTTACCTCGTCAACGATGCGGCCGCGATCCTAGGCAAGCCCTATGTATGGGGCTCAATCTTCCGGTTCGACGGGCAGGTCAGCGTCTTCTGGGAACAGCACGGCCCGACGTACCGGGACCTGTATCCGGAGGCGCCCCCCGCGGGGTCGGTCCCCTCGTGCGGGGAGGGCGGCGTGTTCGGCATGCTGTGCGCGGCAGTCGGGTCCCTCATGGTGACCGAGGCGGTCAAGCTCATCACCGGCGTCGGGCGTTCCCTGCTGGGGCGCGTGGCGCTGTTCGACGCCCTCGGAGGCACCTGGCGCGAGATCAAGGTCTCCCGGGACCCCGAGGCGCCCCGCATCACCGAACTCACCGACTACGAGGCCTTCTGCGGGATCACACCCGCCGCCGACGCCGGCACCGAACATACCGTCACCGCCACCCAGCTCGCCACCATGCTGGCGTCGCGGAAGGCCGGATTGAAGGACTTCCAGCTCGTGGACGTCCGCGAGAGCGGCGAATTCGAGATCGTCAACATCGAAGGCGCCCGACTCATCCCGCAGGGCCGGATTCTGGCCGGCGATGCGTGGGCCGAGCTGCCGCAGGATACCGACATCGTCTTCCACTGCAAGGGCGGCACCCGTTCCGCCGCCGTCCTGGCCGCTGCCCGTGCGGCCGGCTACGAACGGGTCAGCCACCTCGAAGGTGGCATCCTCGCCTGGGTCCGCGACGTCGAACCCGGCAAACCGGTCTACTGA
- a CDS encoding VOC family protein — MEMRLEVVQVPVADVDAAKLFYTEKLGFALDHDVEYIPGMRVVQLTPPGSATSIVVGTGMTTMVPGSLEGLQLVVPDMAATRAELLRRGAEISAVQDMGGIAFAYFSDPDGNRWVIQESTAPAETA; from the coding sequence ATGGAAATGCGCCTGGAAGTCGTACAAGTACCGGTCGCCGACGTCGATGCGGCGAAATTGTTCTATACGGAGAAGCTGGGCTTCGCGCTGGATCACGACGTGGAATACATTCCGGGAATGCGGGTCGTGCAACTCACGCCGCCCGGTTCCGCCACCTCGATAGTTGTGGGTACGGGCATGACCACGATGGTCCCCGGGAGCCTTGAGGGGCTGCAGTTGGTGGTCCCTGACATGGCGGCCACGCGCGCGGAACTGCTGCGACGCGGAGCCGAGATCAGTGCGGTCCAGGACATGGGCGGGATTGCCTTCGCCTACTTCAGCGACCCGGACGGGAACCGCTGGGTCATCCAGGAGTCCACCGCACCGGCGGAAACCGCTTAA
- a CDS encoding DUF3107 domain-containing protein translates to MEVKIGIQNIGREIALESNQDADAVAKLVGEAISKGTELRLTDEKGRQVIIPANVLGYVEIGAEEVRRVGFGAL, encoded by the coding sequence GTGGAAGTAAAGATCGGCATTCAGAACATCGGCCGCGAAATTGCCCTGGAATCGAACCAGGACGCCGACGCGGTGGCGAAGCTTGTGGGCGAGGCCATTTCCAAGGGCACCGAACTCCGCCTGACCGATGAGAAGGGCCGCCAGGTCATCATCCCGGCCAACGTCCTGGGCTATGTCGAAATCGGCGCCGAGGAAGTCCGCCGGGTCGGTTTCGGCGCGCTGTAG
- a CDS encoding TetR/AcrR family transcriptional regulator, translating into MVHQTPVERGHTGKSTAGQTRGGTQRSARLPRDERRAQLLAAAQEVFVANGYHGAAMDEIAETAHVSKPVLYQHFPSKRDLYLALLDRHLSALTELMLGALNSTTDNDERVQAVMRAYYHFIASDDQAHRLVFESDLVNDVDVSARLETFNKTFADAIAKVIAEDTKLPLLEAQLLGRGLAGMAQVSARYWLETDGNLDLDVASDLIYRLAWRGISRFPKES; encoded by the coding sequence GTGGTTCACCAGACACCGGTTGAGCGGGGACATACCGGAAAGTCAACGGCCGGCCAGACGCGCGGCGGGACTCAGCGGTCGGCGCGGCTCCCGCGCGACGAACGGCGCGCGCAGTTGCTCGCTGCCGCGCAGGAGGTCTTCGTGGCCAACGGCTACCACGGTGCGGCCATGGATGAAATCGCCGAGACGGCGCATGTGAGCAAGCCGGTGCTGTACCAGCACTTTCCGTCGAAGCGGGACCTTTACCTGGCGCTGCTGGACAGGCACCTCTCGGCACTGACCGAGCTCATGCTGGGTGCCCTGAATTCGACCACGGACAACGACGAGCGCGTCCAGGCCGTCATGCGGGCTTACTACCACTTCATCGCCAGCGACGACCAGGCCCACCGGCTAGTCTTTGAATCGGATCTGGTCAACGACGTCGATGTGAGCGCCCGGCTGGAAACCTTCAACAAGACGTTCGCCGATGCGATCGCGAAAGTTATCGCCGAGGACACCAAGCTGCCGCTGCTGGAAGCCCAGCTGCTGGGCCGCGGGCTGGCCGGAATGGCGCAGGTCAGCGCCCGGTACTGGCTGGAAACCGACGGCAACCTGGACCTCGATGTGGCCAGCGACCTGATCTACCGTTTAGCTTGGCGCGGAATCTCCCGCTTCCCCAAAGAGTCCTAG
- the hemE gene encoding uroporphyrinogen decarboxylase: MTPSAAASNGTAMNGTATDGTAPDGSARNRLDAGHPLMDGRTANSPLITAYRGGKPSRRPVWFMRQAGRSLPEYLKVREGVAMLDSCLRPELASEITLQPVRRHDVDAAIFFSDIVIPLKLAGVGVDIVPGVGPVLDKPVRTAADVAALPQLTWEALEPIREAVRLTVAELGSTPLIGFAGAPFTLAAYMVEGKPSRDHLGPRTMMHADPETWTALANWAADASGMFLRAQLEAGASAAQLFDSWAGSLGLADYERFVAPASARALDHVRHLGAPLIHFGTGTSELLVAMRDVGVDVVGVDYRLPLDEANRRLGGTVPLQGNIDPALLSAPWEILEAHVRDVIKAGSAAPGHVLNLGHGVPPETDAAVLTRVVELIHSIAPE; the protein is encoded by the coding sequence ATGACTCCTAGCGCTGCGGCATCGAACGGCACGGCAATGAACGGCACTGCAACCGACGGCACGGCACCCGACGGCTCGGCACGCAACCGCCTCGACGCCGGCCACCCCTTGATGGACGGCCGCACTGCCAACTCACCGCTGATCACCGCCTACCGCGGCGGTAAGCCCTCACGGCGCCCCGTCTGGTTCATGCGCCAGGCCGGCCGCTCGCTGCCGGAATACCTCAAGGTGCGCGAAGGCGTTGCCATGCTGGACTCCTGCCTGCGCCCCGAACTGGCCTCCGAGATCACCCTCCAGCCCGTGCGCAGGCACGACGTCGACGCCGCGATCTTCTTCTCCGATATCGTCATCCCGCTCAAGCTGGCCGGCGTCGGCGTTGACATTGTCCCCGGCGTGGGACCCGTGCTGGACAAGCCGGTGCGCACCGCGGCCGACGTCGCCGCCCTCCCGCAGCTGACCTGGGAAGCCCTGGAACCGATCCGCGAAGCCGTCCGGCTGACCGTGGCTGAACTGGGCAGCACGCCGCTGATCGGTTTCGCCGGTGCACCGTTCACGCTCGCGGCCTACATGGTGGAAGGCAAGCCCTCCCGCGACCACCTCGGCCCGCGCACCATGATGCACGCGGATCCGGAGACCTGGACGGCGCTGGCGAACTGGGCAGCGGACGCGTCCGGCATGTTCCTCCGCGCGCAGCTGGAAGCCGGTGCCTCCGCCGCGCAGCTCTTCGATTCCTGGGCGGGTTCGCTGGGGCTGGCCGACTACGAACGCTTCGTGGCCCCGGCGTCGGCCCGCGCCCTGGACCACGTCCGGCACCTCGGGGCACCGCTGATCCACTTCGGTACCGGCACCTCCGAATTGCTCGTGGCAATGCGCGACGTCGGCGTGGACGTCGTCGGCGTCGACTACCGGCTGCCGCTGGACGAGGCCAACCGCCGGCTCGGCGGGACCGTTCCGCTTCAGGGCAACATCGACCCGGCGCTGCTCTCCGCACCGTGGGAAATCCTCGAAGCCCACGTCCGGGACGTCATTAAGGCCGGCTCCGCGGCCCCCGGGCACGTCCTGAACCTGGGCCACGGTGTGCCACCCGAAACTGACGCGGCCGTCCTGACCCGCGTGGTCGAACTGATCCACTCGATCGCCCCGGAGTAA
- the mctP gene encoding monocarboxylate uptake permease MctP, which yields MNGAGVPLAAPDRPVNGVALTIVIILFLLVAVLGFFAARWRREKTTGLHSLDEWGLGGRGFGTWVTWFLLGGDLYTAYTFVAVPAAMWATGAVSGFFAVPYTIVLYPIVFLLMSRLWSVSHRHGFVTPADFVGGRYGSRALTVAVAVTGIVATMPYIALQLVGIKAVLTVLGLGSAENVLLTDLPLIIAFVVLAAYTYTSGLRAPALIAVVKDLLIYLAVIVAVIYLPIKFGGWGPIFDSAQTKLATVSPATGKPAGAFIPGASSYSAYWTLALGSALALFMYPHSITGVLATKSRNTIRRNAAVLPLYSLMLGFLALLGYAAIYAGTKPTDLNGAVNPQLVVPQLFLDQFPAWFAGIALAAIAIGALVPAAIMSIAAANLFTRNIYRDLIKPDATPRQEASVSKIASLVVKFGALIFVIAMDQSAAINMQLLGGIWILQTFPAIVAGLYTRWFHRWALFAGWAAGIAYGTIAAYNVVNPVTKAHFGGSIAAIPGTDVQVYIAVVAFAINLVVAAILSLLFRAMKVADGKDITRASDYGADENDPKVAQLQREHPLVEPGGPTY from the coding sequence GTGAACGGGGCCGGCGTGCCGCTGGCGGCCCCGGACCGGCCGGTCAACGGCGTAGCACTCACCATTGTGATCATCCTCTTCCTCCTGGTGGCGGTCCTGGGTTTCTTTGCCGCGCGGTGGCGGCGGGAAAAGACGACAGGGCTGCATAGCCTGGACGAATGGGGCCTTGGCGGCCGGGGCTTCGGAACCTGGGTGACCTGGTTCCTGCTTGGAGGCGACCTCTACACCGCTTACACGTTCGTGGCGGTGCCGGCGGCGATGTGGGCCACCGGCGCCGTGAGCGGCTTCTTTGCGGTGCCCTACACAATCGTGCTCTATCCGATCGTGTTCTTGCTGATGAGCAGGCTGTGGTCCGTCTCGCACCGGCACGGTTTTGTCACGCCAGCCGACTTCGTCGGCGGCCGCTATGGCAGCAGGGCGCTGACGGTTGCGGTGGCTGTCACCGGCATCGTAGCCACCATGCCCTACATTGCCCTGCAACTGGTGGGCATCAAGGCCGTGCTCACCGTGCTCGGTCTGGGCAGCGCAGAGAATGTGCTGCTGACCGACCTGCCGCTCATCATCGCGTTCGTGGTCCTGGCCGCCTATACCTACACCTCCGGCCTGCGCGCGCCGGCCCTGATCGCCGTCGTGAAGGACCTGCTGATCTATCTCGCCGTGATCGTCGCGGTGATTTACCTGCCCATCAAGTTCGGCGGGTGGGGCCCCATCTTCGACTCTGCCCAGACGAAGCTGGCGACGGTCAGCCCTGCGACCGGCAAACCGGCGGGCGCGTTCATCCCGGGCGCGTCCAGTTACTCCGCGTATTGGACGCTTGCCCTGGGCTCCGCACTCGCCCTGTTCATGTATCCGCACTCGATCACGGGCGTCCTGGCCACCAAAAGCAGGAACACCATCCGCCGGAACGCCGCGGTGCTGCCGCTGTACTCCCTGATGCTGGGTTTCCTGGCGCTCCTGGGATACGCGGCCATTTACGCCGGCACCAAGCCCACGGACCTGAACGGCGCCGTCAACCCGCAACTGGTTGTTCCGCAACTGTTCCTTGACCAGTTCCCGGCGTGGTTTGCCGGCATTGCCCTCGCCGCCATCGCCATCGGGGCGCTGGTCCCGGCCGCCATCATGTCCATCGCCGCGGCGAACCTGTTCACCCGAAACATCTACCGGGACCTGATCAAGCCGGACGCCACTCCGCGGCAGGAAGCCAGCGTCTCCAAGATCGCCTCGCTGGTGGTCAAGTTCGGTGCCCTGATCTTCGTCATTGCCATGGACCAGTCCGCGGCCATCAACATGCAACTCCTCGGCGGCATCTGGATACTGCAGACCTTCCCGGCCATCGTGGCGGGACTCTATACCCGCTGGTTCCACCGCTGGGCCCTGTTCGCCGGCTGGGCGGCCGGCATCGCGTACGGCACCATCGCGGCGTACAACGTGGTCAACCCCGTCACGAAAGCCCACTTTGGCGGTTCCATCGCGGCCATCCCCGGCACCGACGTCCAGGTCTACATCGCCGTCGTGGCCTTCGCGATAAACCTCGTCGTCGCGGCCATCCTGTCCCTGCTCTTCCGTGCAATGAAAGTCGCCGACGGGAAGGACATCACCCGCGCCTCGGACTACGGCGCCGACGAGAACGACCCGAAAGTTGCCCAGCTCCAGCGCGAGCACCCCCTCGTCGAGCCAGGGGGCCCCACGTACTGA
- a CDS encoding DUF3311 domain-containing protein: MSSPEVPTRGPARPGPYVISGILLLIAIVVPLYVPAYSYDEPRLGGIPFFYWYQMAWIPVTAALVGISYWLVTKEDRRRRESVRSRLADGVER; the protein is encoded by the coding sequence ATGTCCAGTCCTGAAGTGCCCACGCGCGGACCGGCCAGACCGGGTCCCTATGTGATTTCCGGAATCCTTTTGCTTATAGCCATCGTGGTTCCCCTGTATGTGCCGGCGTATTCGTACGACGAACCGCGGTTGGGCGGTATCCCCTTCTTCTACTGGTATCAGATGGCGTGGATACCGGTCACCGCAGCCCTGGTGGGGATCTCCTACTGGCTGGTCACGAAGGAAGACCGGCGTCGCCGCGAATCCGTCCGCAGCCGCCTGGCCGACGGGGTGGAACGGTGA
- a CDS encoding YciI family protein → MLFICTDPTAPEYVPAEDNIVEWGAEMDARGITRHGDRLRPVEDATTVTVRAGEVVVADGPFAETKEWIAGYDIIACDDLDEAIEVASKHPMAKFGKIEIRPVWPLGL, encoded by the coding sequence ATGCTTTTCATCTGCACCGATCCCACGGCACCGGAATATGTGCCTGCGGAGGACAACATCGTGGAGTGGGGTGCGGAGATGGACGCCAGGGGCATCACCCGCCACGGCGACAGGCTGCGTCCTGTCGAGGACGCGACCACCGTCACGGTGCGCGCGGGCGAGGTGGTGGTCGCCGACGGCCCGTTTGCCGAGACGAAGGAATGGATTGCGGGCTATGACATCATCGCCTGCGACGACCTCGACGAGGCGATTGAGGTAGCGTCCAAGCATCCGATGGCAAAATTCGGCAAGATCGAGATCAGACCCGTGTGGCCGCTCGGGTTGTAG
- a CDS encoding RNA polymerase sigma factor, which produces MTVEAAEVQAAIEAVSALEAARITATLIRITGDWSLAEDCVQDAFARALVDWLERGIPGNPAAWLTTVAKNRAIDCLRSAASEQKAVRELSILARLEGLADDEAGDPAEGDDRLRLIYTCCHPALPLEARVALTLRTVAGLTTAEIARAFLVSEATMSKRLVRARAKIRDAGIPYRVPPPELVSERTAGILAVLYLMFNEGYSAGGGDSLVREPLAREAIRLNRLLIALLDGSPHQPEAMGLLALMLFHHGRRHARTDAAGDLVTLEDQDRELWDREATAEAVALLTAADRIGIVCGSRPGSYRIQAAIAGCHMTAREFGSTDFSRLALLYDRLARLAPSPVVELNRAVAVAMSRGPDAGLALIDELERTRSLEGYYLLPAAKADLLRRLGRMPEAGREYRRARELAPSEAERRYLSKRLAETRREEPGVL; this is translated from the coding sequence ATGACCGTGGAGGCAGCGGAGGTGCAGGCCGCCATTGAGGCGGTGTCCGCACTGGAGGCAGCACGGATCACCGCCACCCTGATCCGCATCACTGGAGACTGGAGCCTGGCCGAAGACTGTGTCCAGGACGCTTTCGCGCGCGCCCTCGTCGACTGGCTCGAACGGGGGATCCCCGGAAACCCCGCCGCCTGGCTCACCACCGTTGCCAAAAACAGGGCCATTGACTGCCTGCGGAGTGCGGCCAGCGAGCAGAAGGCGGTGCGGGAACTCTCGATTCTGGCCCGGCTCGAGGGGCTGGCGGACGACGAAGCCGGCGATCCGGCCGAGGGTGACGACCGGCTGCGCCTGATCTACACCTGCTGCCATCCAGCCCTTCCGCTCGAGGCGCGGGTGGCCCTGACCTTGCGCACCGTGGCCGGCCTGACGACCGCCGAGATCGCGCGCGCGTTCCTCGTCTCGGAGGCGACCATGTCCAAACGGCTGGTCCGCGCCCGAGCCAAAATACGCGATGCCGGGATCCCTTACCGCGTCCCGCCGCCGGAGCTGGTCTCGGAACGTACGGCCGGGATCCTTGCCGTCCTCTACCTGATGTTCAACGAAGGATATTCGGCCGGCGGCGGCGACTCCCTGGTGCGGGAGCCGCTTGCCCGGGAAGCGATCCGACTCAACCGGCTGCTGATCGCCTTGCTTGACGGGTCCCCGCATCAGCCGGAGGCCATGGGTCTGCTGGCGCTGATGCTGTTCCACCATGGCCGCCGACATGCCCGGACCGACGCTGCGGGGGATCTGGTCACGCTGGAGGACCAGGACCGCGAGCTCTGGGACCGGGAGGCTACCGCGGAGGCGGTGGCGCTGCTGACGGCTGCGGACCGGATAGGCATCGTATGCGGGTCCCGGCCGGGCAGTTACCGGATCCAGGCCGCCATCGCCGGGTGCCACATGACCGCCCGCGAGTTCGGCAGCACCGATTTTTCCAGGCTGGCCCTGCTCTACGACCGCCTCGCCCGGCTGGCGCCGTCACCGGTGGTGGAACTCAACCGCGCCGTGGCCGTCGCCATGTCCCGGGGGCCGGACGCGGGGCTGGCCCTCATCGACGAGCTGGAACGGACCCGGTCGCTGGAAGGGTATTACCTCCTGCCTGCGGCGAAAGCGGACCTTCTGCGGCGCCTGGGCCGGATGCCGGAGGCCGGCCGCGAATACCGGCGGGCCCGGGAACTGGCACCGTCTGAGGCCGAGCGACGCTACCTCAGCAAACGTTTGGCGGAGACCCGCCGAGAGGAACCCGGAGTACTGTGA
- a CDS encoding SDR family NAD(P)-dependent oxidoreductase yields the protein MSKDTGLTPQHKIGSGFGPRSTAAEVVAGLDLAGKTAVVTGGYSGLGLETVRALASAGARVMVPARRPEHARQVLDAAGLDGVSVAGLDLAELSGVREFAAGFLASEFLGEAGSLDILINNAAIMASPERRVGPGWESQFATNHLGHFALTNLLWPALAAGEGARVVALSSTGHKLSPIRFDDINFDSGYDKWKAYGQAKTANALFAVQLDALGKDSGVRAFAVHPGGIMTELQRHLPREEMIASGWMDADGKLNERFKTPAQGAATSVWAATSPLLAGKGGVYCEDCDIAEPTVPGTPEARIRGVDAHAVDRTDAARLWQLSAELTGINAFAAE from the coding sequence ATGAGCAAAGACACCGGCCTGACCCCGCAGCACAAGATCGGCTCGGGTTTTGGCCCGCGTTCGACGGCGGCGGAGGTGGTCGCGGGGCTGGACCTGGCCGGGAAGACCGCCGTTGTGACCGGCGGCTACTCCGGGCTGGGCCTGGAGACGGTGCGGGCCCTGGCCTCGGCCGGAGCCCGGGTGATGGTCCCGGCGCGGCGGCCGGAGCACGCGCGCCAGGTCCTGGACGCGGCCGGACTCGACGGCGTCAGCGTCGCCGGGCTGGACCTCGCCGAGCTGTCCGGCGTCCGGGAGTTCGCGGCCGGTTTCCTCGCCTCGGAGTTCCTTGGCGAGGCCGGCAGCCTGGACATCCTGATCAACAACGCCGCCATCATGGCCAGCCCGGAACGCCGCGTCGGCCCGGGCTGGGAATCCCAATTTGCCACCAACCACCTGGGCCACTTCGCGCTGACCAACCTGCTGTGGCCCGCGCTGGCGGCGGGGGAGGGCGCCCGCGTGGTGGCTCTGTCTTCCACCGGCCACAAGCTGTCGCCGATCCGTTTCGACGACATCAATTTCGACTCTGGCTATGACAAATGGAAGGCGTACGGGCAGGCGAAGACGGCGAACGCGCTGTTCGCCGTGCAGTTGGACGCGCTCGGGAAGGATTCGGGTGTCCGGGCCTTTGCCGTACACCCGGGCGGCATCATGACTGAACTGCAGCGCCACCTGCCCCGGGAGGAAATGATCGCCTCGGGCTGGATGGACGCGGACGGCAAACTCAACGAGCGGTTCAAGACGCCGGCCCAGGGCGCCGCGACGTCGGTCTGGGCGGCGACCTCGCCGCTGCTGGCGGGCAAGGGAGGGGTCTATTGCGAGGACTGCGACATTGCTGAGCCCACCGTGCCGGGGACGCCGGAGGCGCGGATCAGGGGAGTGGATGCCCACGCCGTGGACCGGACGGACGCCGCGCGCCTCTGGCAACTGTCCGCCGAGTTGACGGGCATCAACGCCTTCGCCGCGGAGTAA
- a CDS encoding thiazole synthase yields the protein MEETTLKPLQQTGMDPFTVDGVELGSRLIMGTGGAPSLHGLGAALVASGTELTTVAMRRYSPAETGSLFQLLAEQNIRVLPNTAGCFTARDAVLTAELAREALETDWVKLEVIADEHTLLPDAVELVEATEQLVSRGFKVFAYTNDDPVLALRLEHLGATAVMPLGAPIGTGLGILNPHNIELIVSRASVPVVLDAGIGTASDAALAMELGCDAVLLATAVTRAQDPALMGEAFKHAVIAGRLARKAGRIPRREHALASSAMEGRAEFL from the coding sequence ATGGAAGAAACAACGCTGAAGCCTTTGCAGCAGACCGGCATGGACCCGTTCACGGTGGACGGGGTGGAGCTGGGCTCGCGGCTCATTATGGGCACCGGCGGTGCGCCGAGCCTGCACGGCCTCGGTGCCGCGCTCGTGGCCTCCGGCACGGAACTCACCACGGTGGCCATGCGCCGCTACTCGCCGGCGGAGACCGGGTCGCTGTTCCAGCTGCTGGCGGAGCAGAATATCCGCGTGCTGCCCAACACGGCCGGCTGCTTCACCGCCCGGGACGCCGTCCTCACGGCCGAACTGGCCCGCGAAGCACTTGAGACGGACTGGGTGAAGCTCGAGGTGATCGCCGACGAGCACACCTTGCTGCCCGACGCCGTGGAACTCGTGGAGGCCACCGAACAGCTGGTGTCCCGCGGCTTCAAGGTCTTCGCCTACACGAACGATGACCCCGTACTGGCCCTCCGGCTGGAACACCTAGGCGCGACCGCCGTCATGCCCCTGGGCGCCCCGATCGGCACCGGACTGGGCATCCTGAACCCGCACAACATCGAACTGATCGTTTCCCGGGCTTCCGTGCCGGTGGTCCTCGACGCCGGCATCGGCACAGCCTCCGATGCCGCGCTCGCGATGGAGCTGGGCTGCGACGCCGTGCTGCTCGCCACGGCTGTGACCCGCGCCCAGGACCCGGCGCTGATGGGGGAGGCGTTCAAACACGCCGTCATCGCGGGCAGGCTTGCCCGGAAGGCGGGCCGGATTCCGCGCCGAGAGCATGCCCTCGCCTCGTCCGCCATGGAGGGCCGGGCCGAGTTCCTGTAG
- a CDS encoding glutamyl-tRNA reductase: MVLFSLVATHADIDLETVAQLSTGASGLATSALAGSPAVAGAVVLATCNRFEIYGEAPHPDDVEAARAALVSQISGASGLNEQLVSRAFNTRTGPDVSRHLFAVSSGLDSAVVGEREIAGQVRRALITAQHEGTASSGLVRLFQAASKTAKDVGAQTALGSRGLSIVSVALDLATDLSENPDWSSKKAVVFGTGAYAGATMSLLRERGCTDVSVFSSSGRAAGFVATRGGTALDSASLPGAVAAADVMIGCSGSDNRVEAAELARIRSSSPQPLIAIDLALTHDFDPAVAELDGVELLTLESVRLAAPQEQAESLNQASGIVDGAATAFEQEREARSVDSAIVALRRHTMDVLDAEMEKVRARHGCTAAAEEVEFALRRMVKQLLHIPTVRARELAANGQQDNYVAGLEAVYGITVEQPAARSSAAECPVDHSATTPVEGGRETA; encoded by the coding sequence GTGGTTCTTTTCTCATTGGTGGCTACACACGCCGACATCGACCTCGAGACCGTTGCTCAACTGAGCACCGGCGCTTCGGGGCTTGCCACATCCGCCCTCGCCGGATCGCCGGCCGTGGCGGGTGCCGTCGTCCTTGCCACCTGCAACCGCTTCGAGATTTACGGCGAAGCCCCGCACCCGGACGATGTCGAAGCGGCCCGCGCCGCGCTCGTTTCCCAGATCAGCGGCGCCAGCGGCCTCAACGAGCAACTCGTCTCCCGCGCTTTTAATACCCGCACCGGCCCCGACGTCAGCCGCCACCTGTTCGCGGTCAGTTCCGGACTGGATTCCGCCGTCGTCGGGGAACGCGAAATCGCCGGCCAGGTCCGGCGCGCCCTGATCACGGCGCAGCACGAAGGCACCGCCAGCTCCGGTCTCGTGCGGCTGTTCCAGGCCGCTTCCAAGACCGCCAAGGACGTCGGCGCGCAGACGGCGCTCGGCTCGCGCGGGCTTTCCATCGTCTCCGTCGCCCTGGACCTCGCGACCGACCTGTCCGAGAATCCGGACTGGTCCAGCAAGAAGGCCGTTGTCTTCGGTACCGGCGCCTACGCCGGCGCCACCATGTCGCTGCTGCGCGAACGCGGCTGCACCGACGTCTCGGTGTTCTCCTCCTCTGGCCGCGCCGCCGGTTTCGTCGCCACCCGCGGCGGCACCGCCCTGGACAGCGCTTCGCTGCCGGGCGCCGTCGCGGCCGCCGATGTGATGATTGGCTGCAGTGGCTCCGACAACCGCGTCGAAGCCGCCGAACTGGCCAGGATCCGCTCCTCGTCGCCGCAGCCGTTGATCGCGATCGATCTGGCCCTGACCCACGATTTCGACCCCGCCGTCGCCGAGCTCGACGGCGTTGAGCTGCTCACGCTGGAGTCGGTCCGGCTGGCTGCCCCGCAGGAGCAGGCGGAGTCCCTGAACCAGGCCAGCGGCATCGTCGACGGCGCCGCCACTGCCTTCGAGCAGGAACGCGAGGCGCGCTCGGTCGATTCGGCGATCGTGGCCCTGCGTCGGCACACCATGGACGTGCTCGACGCCGAGATGGAAAAGGTTCGCGCCCGCCACGGCTGCACCGCCGCGGCGGAGGAAGTCGAATTCGCGCTGCGCCGGATGGTCAAGCAGCTGCTGCACATACCCACCGTCCGCGCCCGCGAACTCGCCGCGAACGGCCAGCAGGACAACTACGTGGCCGGCCTTGAAGCCGTCTACGGCATCACGGTCGAACAGCCGGCGGCCCGCAGCTCGGCCGCCGAGTGCCCGGTCGACCACAGCGCGACCACCCCCGTCGAGGGCGGACGGGAAACAGCCTAG